A window of the Phaseolus vulgaris cultivar G19833 chromosome 5, P. vulgaris v2.0, whole genome shotgun sequence genome harbors these coding sequences:
- the LOC137835321 gene encoding protein NDR1-like: MAAAQESCCIRCTTFLITLGLTALFLWLSMSVDEPHLYLDKIYVPALNKTLNSSPVNTTILFTLKLVNGNKDSGIKYDDVHLAFKIFVSVNTTRPLGNATVERFYQGHDKKAFKPGSLNGGVNLTEAVAEKVVYRVDFTTAVKYKIVWWYTKRHRLWGGANVEMNNSGLKVYRKPVRLGGKNPEVIPSGTPEFRGCHRALVSFCVAAFVLLLNFDGFS, translated from the coding sequence ATGGCGGCGGCGCAGGAGAGCTGCTGCATACGCTGCACCACCTTCCTTATAACATTAGGTCTAACGGCGCTGTTTCTGTGGCTGAGTATGAGTGTGGACGAACCCCACCTCTACCTTGACAAAATTTACGTTCCTGCCCTCAACAAAACCCTAAATTCCTCCCCTGTAAACACCACCATCCTCTTCACCCTCAAGCTTGTCAACGGCAACAAGGACTCCGGAATCAAATACGACGACGTTCACCTCGCTTTCAAGATCTTCGTCAGCGTCAACACCACGCGCCCCCTCGGGAACGCCACCGTGGAGCGCTTCTACCAGGGCCACGACAAGAAAGCCTTTAAGCCTGGCTCCCTCAACGGCGGCGTTAACCTCACCGAGGCAGTTGCCGAGAAGGTGGTGTACCGCGTGGACTTCACTACGGCGGTGAAGTACAAGATTGTTTGGTGGTACACGAAACGGCATCGTTTGTGGGGAGGGGCAAATGTGGAAATGAACAATTCCGGGTTGAAAGTGTACAGAAAACCCGTCAGACTCGGCGGTAAAAACCCGGAGGTGATCCCGTCCGGCACACCCGAATTCCGTGGATGCCATCGTGCACTTGTCAGTTTTTGTGTGGCTGCTTTTGTTCTTCTGCTTAATTTTGATGGATTTAGTTGA